Proteins from a single region of Hypomesus transpacificus isolate Combined female chromosome 9, fHypTra1, whole genome shotgun sequence:
- the LOC124470862 gene encoding zinc finger protein 862-like, translating into MRLTSFQCWPEADTSSEFGDEEVNKLISHFQPILLSAGVDVELIPDQWTILKTELYTAGFSQGTFEKTWPTVNRMLRHRCLELLDLFDALLTIPATTADCERGFSVMKQVKSDWRSRLKGETLSDLLKTQLCSPDIKDFDPTKAIDIWHADSLRSRRPDFLRKHETKATESGSGSDSTSEEEEL; encoded by the exons ATGCGGCTGACCAGTTTCCAGTGCTGGCCAGAGGCAGACACAAGTTCAG AATTTGGTGATGAAGAGGTAAACAAACTCATTAGTCACTTCCAACCTATTTTACTGTCTGCTGGAGTGGATGTGGAGTTGATCCCTGATCAATGGACAATTCTCAAGACTGAACTGTACACAGCAGGATTCAGCCAAG GAACCTTTGAGAAGACCTGGCCTACTGTAAACAGAATGCTGCGCCATCGGTGTCTGGAACTCCTTGATCTTTTTGATGCTCTCCTCACCATCCCTGCAACTACAGCTGACTGTGAAAGAGGGTTCAGTGTAATGAAGCAGGTAAAGAGTGACTGGCGCTCACGCCTAAAAGGTGAGACCCTCTCTGACCTCCTTAAAACCCAGTTGTGCTCACCTGACATCAAAGACTTTGATCCAACCAAAGCCATTGACATCTGGCATGCTGACAGTTTGCGCTCACGCAGGCCTGACTTTCTGCGTAAACATGAAACAAAAGCAACAGAGAGTGGCTCAGGTTCTGATAGCACCTCTGAAGAAGAAGAGCTCTGA